The sequence CGCCGGCCCCGAACCCGCACACCGCCGATCCCGACCCCCGGCACCTGGCCCTCGGCGACTGCTTCACGGCCGACCGCACCCTCACCCTCATCGGCGCCACGATGCCGCTCGCGCCCGTACACATCGTGCCCTGCACGCAGCCGCACACCGCGGAGGTGTACGGCCGGTTCACCTACTACCAGGGCCGCCTTCCCTACCCCGCCGCGGACAAGCTGACGGACGTCGCCGAGGGCGACTGCGAGAACCTCGTCACCGCCTACGACATGGACAGCTGGACGCTCTCCCCGACCGTGGACCTGGCCCGGTCGCTGCTGCCGACGCGGGCGGAGTGGGCGGCGGGCGACCAGGACATCATCTGCTACTGGGTGCCCCGCGGCGGCTCCCCGACCACGACGGTGCTGCGCCACGACAAGACCTCGCTGCGCCCCGACCAGTACACCTACCTCGACGCCGCCGACCGGCCCGAGTCCGCCCTCGCAACGACCCCGCGGTCGCAGGGCGAGGACGACCTGAGCTCCTACCAGTTGTGGGCGGCCGGCGTGGCCGACTCGTTCACGACCGAGGCACAACTGCTCGACGGGCACCACTGGCCGGCCAGTGCCCAGGGTCCGGCCAACGCGCTGCTCCAGCGGGTCCGCGCGCTCGCCGCGCAGTGGCGCGACGCCTCCGAGAGCGCGTCCCCGACCGGCATCAAGCGCACGACGCACACCCTCCAGGGCGAGAACTCCGTGCCGCAGGAGCGCGCCGTCCGCCAGGCACTGGGCCTGGCCACCACCCGCGCGCGCTGACGCCGCGACCGGCGGCCGACCGACCCCCGCCGCCCGGGGCCGCAACCGGCGTCACGACGAAGCCGCACCCCCACTTGGTAACGAGTTGGACGAGGCTGCGCCGAGCCCCCTTGACGCTCCACTGACAGCGGGCCTACCTTGACATTCGCCAATAGGAAAGTTTCCTAACAGTGAACTGAGGGAGGATGGCGCGCATGGCTGGCACCCCAGGAACGCCGCGCGTACTGCGCGCCATGAACGACCGCGCCGCGCTCGACCTCCTGCTGGAGCACGGAACGCTGTCCCGGACCCGGATCGGCAAGCTCACCGGGCTGTCCAAGCCGACCGCGTCGCAACTGCTCGCGCGGCTGGAGGCGGCCGGGCTGGTGCTCGCCACCGGCACCACCGCGGGCCGCCCGGGGCCCAACGCCCAGTTGTACTCGGTGAATCCGGCCGCCGCCTACGTAGCCGGCCTGGACGTGAAGACCGAGCGGATCAGGGCCGCGGTCGCCGA comes from Streptomyces sp. NBC_00448 and encodes:
- a CDS encoding septum formation family protein, which encodes MSRAAAAALLVPLALASCQGAAPHHQHRTAAPTASTPAPNPHTADPDPRHLALGDCFTADRTLTLIGATMPLAPVHIVPCTQPHTAEVYGRFTYYQGRLPYPAADKLTDVAEGDCENLVTAYDMDSWTLSPTVDLARSLLPTRAEWAAGDQDIICYWVPRGGSPTTTVLRHDKTSLRPDQYTYLDAADRPESALATTPRSQGEDDLSSYQLWAAGVADSFTTEAQLLDGHHWPASAQGPANALLQRVRALAAQWRDASESASPTGIKRTTHTLQGENSVPQERAVRQALGLATTRAR